A region from the candidate division WOR-3 bacterium genome encodes:
- a CDS encoding GTP-binding protein has product MAKAKFERTKPHVNIGTIGHVDHGKTALTAAIT; this is encoded by the coding sequence ATGGCAAAGGCAAAGTTTGAGCGAACCAAGCCGCATGTGAATATCGGGACGATCGGTCATGTTGACCATGGCAAGACGGCATTGACTGCGGCAATAACCAA